A part of Doryrhamphus excisus isolate RoL2022-K1 chromosome 8, RoL_Dexc_1.0, whole genome shotgun sequence genomic DNA contains:
- the zgc:112083 gene encoding histone H4 transcription factor, protein MTILANYPCKDPGVMMSTKRLGSFEVQCEWASCRYRGHSMEELSDHMALHLRDYLGDKDALEELDEYACLWKGCEFLSMGSPAELEVHAYFHNYHGKLKFVGSQLLKSRPELPGCNQAVHSSNLLPEGSNGHVCQWENCDSTFNNPEWFYRHVDNHVESAEQQSLSHQQQALLCKWSGCDAFFKIRYRLREHMRSHTQERLVACPTCGSMFSSNTKLFDHLHRQAEPMESLACEHCGKAFSSERLLRDHVRQHVNQVKCPFCDMTCTTLAALKIHIRFRHCDERPFPCDFCDKRFKNQRDLHKHTEVHNQASLFHCSVEGCRYSCQTFQSMNHHFKRAHEAGGMSKYKCHICDKVFSWCYTLTLHLRKKHELKWPSGHSRFRYRKDVDGFLKLNMVRVETVEVTKEIMKNMAKKPPGVRKSQRTRVASSSASSYSSEQSCGEDLIAIPHGGGDSPVYSIMSTIPHIEDEAGGAAQYCDPGGSSGAVQALTMVARGLGMDVV, encoded by the exons ATGACTATTCTGGCGAACTATCCTTGCAAGGACCCCGGCGTCATGATGAGCACTAAGAGACTGGGCAGCTTTGAGGTGCAGTGTGAGTGGGCTTCGTGCCGCTACAGAGGACACAGTATGGAGGAGCTGAGTGATCACATGGCTCTTCATTTGAGGGACTACCTGGGAGACAAGGATGCTCTGGAGGAGCTGG ATGAGTATGCCTGCCTGTGGAAGGGCTGCGAGTTCCTCTCCATGGGCAGCCCCGCAGAGCTGGAGGTCCACGCTTACTTCCACAACTACCACGGCAAGCTTAAGTTTGTCGGCTCCCAGCTGCTCAAGTCCCGCCCCGAACTGCCTGGCTGCAACCAAGCCGTGCACAGCAGCAACCTGCTACCAGAGGGATCCAACGGACATGTGTGCCAGTGGGAGAACTGTGAT AGTACATTTAACAATCCCGAGTGGTTCTACCGCCATGTGGATAATCATGTTGAAAGTGCCGAACAGCAGTCTCTCTCACATCAACAGCAGGCTCTCCTCTGCAAATGGTCAG GCTGCGATGCCTTCTTCAAGATCCGTTATCGTCTGCGGGAACACATGCGCAGCCACACCCAGGAGCGCCTGGTGGCCTGCCCCACCTGTGGCAGCATGTTCTCCAGCAACACCAAGCTCTTTGACCACCTCCACAGGCAGGCCGAGCCAATGG AGTCCCTGGCGTGTGAGCACTGCGGCAAAGCCTTTTCCAGCGAGAGACTGTTGAGGGATCACGTGCGTCAGCATG TCAATCAAGTCAAGTGTCCTTTCTGTGACATGACCTGCACCACTTTGGCCGCGCTGAAGATCCACATCAGGTTCCGTCACTGTGACGAGCGCCCCTTCCCTTGTGACTTCTGTGATAAAAG ATTTAAGAACCAGCGTGACCTCCACAAGCACACGGAAGTCCACAACCAGGCCTCGCTGTTCCACTGCTCCGTTGAGGGCTGCCGCTATTCCTGTCAGACATTCCAAAGCATGAACCACCACTTCAAGAGGGCGCATGAG GCGGGGGGGATGTCCAAAtataaatgtcacatttgtgACAAGGTGTTCTCCTGGTGTTACACGCTCACTCTTCATCTGCGAAAGAAGCACGAGCTGAAGTGGCCCTCGGGACACTCGCGTTTCAG GTACAGAAAGGATGTGGACGGCTTCCTGAAGCTGAACATGGTGCGTGTGGAGACGGTGGAAGTGACCAAAGAGATCATGAAGAACATGGCCAAGAAACCTCCCGGCGTTCGCAAGAGCCAGAGAACCCGCGTCGCTTCGTCCTCCGCTTCCTCTTACTCGTCGGAACAATCCTGCGGCGAGGATCTCATTGCCATCCCCCACGGAGGCGGCGACTCCCCCGTGTACAGCATCATGAGCACCATCCCCCACATCGAGGACGAGGCCGGCGGGGCGGCGCAGTACTGTGACCCCGGGGGCTCGTCTGGGGCCGTGCAGGCGCTCACAATGGTGGCAAGGGGTCTGGGCATGGACGTGGTGTGA
- the thap12b gene encoding THAP domain containing 12b, which produces MPNFCAAPNCTRKSTQSDLAFFRFPRDPERCRIWVENCRRADLEAKTVDQLNKHYRLCAKHFDPSLVYRTSPYRTVLKDTAIPTMFDLTIRPRSLRDKHHKQIKELTEEDLKRIKERRLAAAAASKKEAAVEESTSEPQLSTEEKELRSYLRSLFEVIIMLAKQSIPLETSEVSASEDVSNNFQALLDYRINAGDEALRKRFGGTAVNAEYLSSTQLGQLLDVCENTVREEMLMEARESRIFSLVTADLVDFGNEKHLPLFLRFVNQQNILREEFLDFVPFSGDEAALVERLEAQLTERWGLSMEDCRGQAHKVTGASATKMKAVAVLLTEKYPLAFHMPCSHMPLNIHLANSLPFPNVQILMETLRRLRVFFKRAGAHAQLEKAISAHYQKNEDKAAALTQASCSTWTEQHNVFDVLLDILVPLVYCMDAIHNNAEDVFDRAAIADARSLAEILADFEMVMTVIVLKNVLTFTRAFGRNLQGDTQDAFSAANSLTAVMHSLNEVNDNIDIYHEFWYEEAVSVAASMEIPVRVPRLFIQRQRAADMGEIQTEAYYREYVTLPIIHSVMQEVEEMFSEVNVKALKCLSLVPAIMGQMKFNTTEENDASVYHNDLPNPETLPAELHCWRIKWKHRGKEVRLPTSIHETLQLPDIKFFPNVNAFLKVLSTLPVLKVEEQQGEAAGTRLQAYLDSVPVRHRNRSLAVLHVNAEVKPDLDVMVDKYCRLYPEDEAELEAEPEEVPEEEAMK; this is translated from the exons ATGCCGAATTTTTGCGCGGCCCCGAACTGCACACGGAAGAGCACGCAGTCGGATTTGGCATTTTTTCGTTTTCCAAGGGACCCTGAGAG GTGTCGAATCTGGGTAGAGAACTGCCGCCGGGCAGACCTGGAGGCCAAGACAGTAGATCAACTAAACAAGCACTATAGATTATGTGCCAAACACTTTGACCCATCACTGGTGTACAGAACA AGCCCCTACAGGACGGTGCTGAAGGATACGGCTATTCCCACCATGTTTGACTTGACCATCCGCCCACGGAGTCTACGTGACAAGCATCACAAGCAGATTAAAGAACTT ACGGAGGAGGACTTAAAACGAATCAAGGAAAGGAGAT TGGCAGCAGCTGCTGCGTCCAAAAAGGAAGCCGCCGTTGAGGAAAGCACCAGCGAGCCCCAGCTGTCCACAGAGGAGAAGGAGCTTCGCAGTTACCTGAGGTCTTTGTTTGAGGTCATAATCATGCTGGCGAAGCAGAGCATCCCACTGGAGACGTCTGAAGTTTCAGCAAGCGAGGATGTGTCCAACAACTTTCAAGCCCTGCTGGATTACCGCATAAACGCTGGAGATGAGGCACTGAGGAAGCGCTTTGGGGGCACTGCCGTTAACGCCGAGTACCTCTCCTCCACACAGCTGGGCCAGCTTCTGGATGTGTGTGAGAACACGGTGAGGGAGGAGATGCTCATGGAGGCGAGGGAGAGTCGTATCTTCTCGCTGGTTACAGCCGACCTGGTCGACTTTGGCAACGAGAAGCACCTGCCGCTTTTCCTGCGCTTTGTTAACCAGCAGAACATCCTCCGCGAGGAGTTTTTGGACTTTGTGCCATTCAGCGGTGACGAGGCGGCGCTGGTGGAGAGGCTCGAGGCGCAGCTGACTGAGCGTTGGGGGCTCAGCATGGAGGATTGCCGCGGTCAGGCTCACAAGGTCACGGGGGCGTCTGCCACCAAGATGAAGGCCGTGGCCGTGCTCCTGACGGAGAAGTACCCGCTGGCCTTTCACATGCCGTGCTCGCACATGCCGCTAAACATCCACCTGGCCAATAGTCTCCCTTTCCCCAACGTCCAGATCCTCATGGAGACGCTGAGGAGGCTCCGCGTCTTCTTCAAAAGAGCGGGCGCGCACGCACAGCTGGAGAAGGCGATATCCGCTCACTACCAGAAGAACGAGGACAAAGCGGCGGCGCTAACGCAAGCCTCCTGCAGCACCTGGACCGAGCAACACAACGTCTTTGACGTGCTGCTGGACATCCTGGTACCGCTCGTATACTGCATGGACGCCATTCACAACAACGCAGAAGACGTATTTGACCGTGCTGCCATAGCCGATGCACGGTCCCTGGCCGAAATCCTTGCCGACTTTGAGATGGTGATGACCGTGATCGTGCTGAAGAATGTCCTCACGTTCACCAGAGCGTTCGGCAGGAACCTCCAAGGCGACACTCAGGATGCATTTAGTGCCGCCAACAGCCTGACTGCGGTCATGCATTCGCTAAACGAGGTCAACGATAACATCGACATCTACCATGAGTTTTGGTACGAGGAGGCGGTGAGCGTGGCCGCTTCCATGGAGATTCCGGTGCGTGTCCCGAGGCTTTTTATTCAGAGGCAGCGTGCGGCCGACATGGGAGAGATCCAAACGGAGGCCTACTACAGGGAGTATGTGACGCTCCCCATCATCCACAGCGTCATGCAGGAAGTGGAGGAGATGTTCTCCGAGGTCAACGTCAAAGCCCTCAAATGTCTCTCACTGGTGCCGGCCATCATGGGCCAGATGAAGTTCAACACCACCGAGGAGAACGACGCCAGCGTTTACCACAACGACCTGCCCAATCCCGAGACGCTCCCCGCCGAGCTCCACTGCTGGAGGATCAAGTGGAAGCACCGCGGCAAGGAGGTACGCCTGCCCACCTCCATCCACGAGACGCTGCAGCTGCCCGACATCAAGTTTTTCCCCAACGTCAATGCTTTCCTCAAGGTGCTCTCCACGCTGCCCGTGCTCAAGGTGGAGGAGCAGCAGGGAGAGGCGGCGGGCACGCGGCTGCAGGCCTACCTGGACAGCGTACCGGTCAGGCACCGGAACCGAAGCCTCGCCGTGCTCCACGTCAACGCCGAAGTCAAGCCGGACTTGGACGTCATGGTGGACAAATACTGCAGGCTGTACCCAGAGGACGAGGCTGAACTGGAGGCCGAACCTGAGGAGGTACCTGAGGAGGAAGCCATGAAGTGA
- the map6b gene encoding microtubule-associated protein 6 homolog isoform X2, with the protein MAWPCITRACCINRFWTELDKADIAVPLVFTKYSDVADVHHLPQRKQPRRAAENQPEVAKAPPSGAVEPLAASCKDVSSTASVMRQDFQAWRVRPEPSCKPRNEYQPSAAPFIPETQYQKDYKAWPIPKKRDHPWIPKAGLAPTTGAGKVERVEAETGVEKSEIEEKLHEKEVKGPARRETSTERNAVEKKAEEEVPVCSGGQQKKKGRAVADALNRHIKETMSTSSSYRTEFKAYKDVKPVKAIKAPSQYKPPGEETSLETSYSATFRGEQVKAQPTDNKLMERRRIRSLYSEPGKEPSKDASKADSSSVLNLL; encoded by the exons ATGGCGTGGCCGTGCATCACGCGTGCTTGCTGCATCAACCGTTTTTGGACCGAGCTGGACAAAGCGGACATCGCAGTGCCTTTGGTTTTCACCAAATACTCCGATGTGGCCGACGTGCACCACCTCCCCCAGCGCAAGCAGCCGAGACGGGCTGCAGAGAACCAGCCGGAGGTCGCGAAGGCACCACCCTCCGGTGCAGTCGAGCCACTTGCCGCATCATGCAAGGACGTATCCTCCACTGCGTCCGTCATGCGCCAAGACTTCCAGGCGTGGAGGGTGCGACCGGAGCCCAGCTGCAAGCCCAGGAACGAGTACCAACCCTCGGCCGCGCCGTTCATTCCGGAGACCCAGTACCAGAAGGACTACAAAGCCTGGCCCATCCCGAAGAAGCGCGACCACCCGTGGATCCCCAAAGCCGGTCTCGCCCCCACGACCGGAGCGGGGAAGGTGGAGCGAGTAGAGGCGGAGACCGGCGTGGAGAAGAGCGAGATAGAGGAGAAGCTACATGAGAAGGAGGTGAAGGGGCCGGCCAGGAGGGAAACATCTACGGAAAGGAACGCCGTCGAGAAGAAGGCCGAGGAGGAAGTGCCGGTGTGCTCCGGCgggcagcagaagaagaaaggcAGGGCTGTCGCAGACGCTCTCAACCGACACATCAAGGAGACCATGTCGACTTCCAGCAGCTACAG AACTGAGTTCAAGGCCTACAAGGATGTGAAGCCAGTCAAGGCCATCAAGGCTCCATCCCAGTACAAACCCCCAGGGGAGGAGACCAGTCTGGAAACCAGCTACAGCGCCACCTTCAGGGGTGAGCAGGTCAAGGCCCAGCCCACGGACAACAAGCTGATGGAGCGCAGGAGGATACGCAGTCTGTACAGTGAGCCTGGCAAAGAGCCCTCCAAG GACGCGTCAAAGGCGGACAGCAGCTCTGTGCTCAATCTGCTGTAG
- the map6b gene encoding microtubule-associated protein 6 homolog isoform X1 yields the protein MAWPCITRACCINRFWTELDKADIAVPLVFTKYSDVADVHHLPQRKQPRRAAENQPEVAKAPPSGAVEPLAASCKDVSSTASVMRQDFQAWRVRPEPSCKPRNEYQPSAAPFIPETQYQKDYKAWPIPKKRDHPWIPKAGLAPTTGAGKVERVEAETGVEKSEIEEKLHEKEVKGPARRETSTERNAVEKKAEEEVPVCSGGQQKKKGRAVADALNRHIKETMSTSSSYRTEFKAYKDVKPVKAIKAPSQYKPPGEETSLETSYSATFRGEQVKAQPTDNKLMERRRIRSLYSEPGKEPSKADKPASRTRPKKTTTTTPATSAKTLKKAKEKQFKKKEAAAVASSPPASDGGVTKKSKEISNRLAEAKQ from the exons ATGGCGTGGCCGTGCATCACGCGTGCTTGCTGCATCAACCGTTTTTGGACCGAGCTGGACAAAGCGGACATCGCAGTGCCTTTGGTTTTCACCAAATACTCCGATGTGGCCGACGTGCACCACCTCCCCCAGCGCAAGCAGCCGAGACGGGCTGCAGAGAACCAGCCGGAGGTCGCGAAGGCACCACCCTCCGGTGCAGTCGAGCCACTTGCCGCATCATGCAAGGACGTATCCTCCACTGCGTCCGTCATGCGCCAAGACTTCCAGGCGTGGAGGGTGCGACCGGAGCCCAGCTGCAAGCCCAGGAACGAGTACCAACCCTCGGCCGCGCCGTTCATTCCGGAGACCCAGTACCAGAAGGACTACAAAGCCTGGCCCATCCCGAAGAAGCGCGACCACCCGTGGATCCCCAAAGCCGGTCTCGCCCCCACGACCGGAGCGGGGAAGGTGGAGCGAGTAGAGGCGGAGACCGGCGTGGAGAAGAGCGAGATAGAGGAGAAGCTACATGAGAAGGAGGTGAAGGGGCCGGCCAGGAGGGAAACATCTACGGAAAGGAACGCCGTCGAGAAGAAGGCCGAGGAGGAAGTGCCGGTGTGCTCCGGCgggcagcagaagaagaaaggcAGGGCTGTCGCAGACGCTCTCAACCGACACATCAAGGAGACCATGTCGACTTCCAGCAGCTACAG AACTGAGTTCAAGGCCTACAAGGATGTGAAGCCAGTCAAGGCCATCAAGGCTCCATCCCAGTACAAACCCCCAGGGGAGGAGACCAGTCTGGAAACCAGCTACAGCGCCACCTTCAGGGGTGAGCAGGTCAAGGCCCAGCCCACGGACAACAAGCTGATGGAGCGCAGGAGGATACGCAGTCTGTACAGTGAGCCTGGCAAAGAGCCCTCCAAG GCTGACAAACCAGCGTCTCGCACCAGGCCAAAaaagacgacgacgacgacgccaGCAACATCGGCGAAGACGCTGAAAAAAGCAAAAGAGAAGCAGTTTAAGAAGAAAGAAGCGGCTGCCGTGGCCTCCTCGCCACCTGCGTCGGACGGAGGCGTGACGAAGAAGAGCAAAGAGATCAGCAATAGACTGGCCGAGGCCAAGCAGTAA